The Pseudodesulfovibrio cashew genomic sequence CGGACAATGGTCTATCCTGGGGCCCGCTTATGCAGGGACTGGGAGTCACCCTGCAGATAACGGGCATATCCTTATCGCTCATGTTGGTTATCGGCCTGACAACAGCCCTCATGCGCATGTCCCGCTCCTGGGCGGCGCGGGGCGTGGCCCGGCTCTATATGGAACTGATCCGCAACTCCCCGCTGCTCATCCAGATATTCTTCCTCTATTTCGTGCTCGCCCCCATACTGGGCATGTCCGGCTTTTGGGCCGCTATCATTGCCTTATCGCTGTTCGAGGGAGCCTATGCCTCTGAAATATTCCGGGCGGGCATCACCTCTATAGACATGGGTCAGTGGGAAGCTGCCAAATCCCTCGGCATGCCGTCCTACGCCATGTACCGGCACATCATCCTGCCCCAGGCGATACGACGCGTCCTGCCTCCGCTGACAAGCCAGGCTATCTCGCTGATCAAGGATTCCGCGCTGGTGTCCACGGTGGCCATCCTCGACCTGACACAACGAGGTAGAATGATAGACGCCGAAACTTTTCTGACCTTTGAAATATGGTTTACCGTCGCCGCCATCTATCTCGTCATCACTCTGGCCCTGTCCGGCGTGGTGCGGGTACTTGAACGGCGCGCCAACGGCCTCGCGCCCTAACCCGCAACCCAGGAGGACCACATGACCATCTGGAGAGCGATCAAGACCGGCAAGGGTATTCTCATCGCCATTTTGGGAGTGTCCCACGTGACCTTCGCACAGGCATCCTGCAAACCTTAACGCGTCCGGATTCGTTGCGGACCGGAACAGGAGAACCCACATGAAACTCTTTCGTTTAACCACCCTGCTGACCATTTTCTGCCTTGCGGCCCTCATACTCGGCCCGGCCCATGCCGCCCGGGCGGCCGAGTCCAGCCAACTGGAGACCATCCTCAAACGAGGCACTGTCAAAGTAGGCTTCGACACATTCAAGCCCTGGGCCATGAAGGACAAAAAGGGCGACTACATCGGCTTTGAAATCGACGTAGCCAAGAAGCTTGCCGAGGATATGGGCGTCAAGGTCGAATTCGTGCCCACCAAGTGGTCGGGCATCATCCCCGCCCTGCTCACCGGCAAGTTCGACATCATCATCGGCGGCATGTCCGTGACGCCCAAACGCAACCTCAAGGTGAACTTCTCGCTCCCCTACGAGTTCTCTGGCATGTCCATCGTGGCCTCCAAGTCCATGGCGGGCGAACGCTCCACCCTGGAGGACTTCAATACGCCCGGCACCAAGATAGCCGTCCGCCTGGGCACCACTGCGGCGGAAGCGGCCAAGAACTTCCTGCCCAAGGCCGAAAAGCTCTACTTTGACGAAGAGTCCCAGACCATCCAGGAACTTCTCAACAACCGCGTCCATGCCGTGGTCGCCTCCAACCCGCTGCCCTTCAACCTGGCCAATGAATACGCGGACCAGCTCTACCTTCCGCTGAAGGAAGACTTCACCAAGGAGCCCATCTCCTTTGCCGTGCGCAAGGGCGATCTCGACTATCTGAACTGGCTCAACAACTGGGTCCGCGTGAACATGAGCAAGGGATGGTTGCAGAACAGGTATCACTACTGGTTCTTCACCAACGAGTGGGAAAACCAGATCCAATAACGGACCGGTCTCTTGGCTTCCCGCCCCACCTCCCGCATACCGAAAATCACCCCGCTGGACGCCGTCATCCTGACGGCGCTGGCGGGGGTGATCGGTTACGTCCTGTTCAAGGCCGCCACCGGACTCAACTACCACTGGAAGTGGGAGGTGATACCGCAATTCATCCTGCGCTACGACGAGGGGACTGGAAACTGGCGGGCTGGGCTCTTGACCGAGGGACTGATAACCACGCTTCGGCTCTCGGTCTGGGCCACCGGCATGGCCATTATCATCGGCACGGTGGTCGGGTTGTTCCGGGTCAGCCCCTCCCTGTTCAAGCGACAGGTGGCGACAACGTACGTGGGCCTGATCCGCAACACCCCGCCCCTGGTCCTGATCTTCATTTTTTATTTTTTCATTGGCGACCAGATCATGACCGCCCTGGATGTGGATGGATTCGTTCGTTCGCTCTCCGAGGAAACCAAATCTTTCCTGGCCGTTTTTTTCGGTCCCATGAACCGCTTTCCTCAATTCCTGTCGGCGCTGATCACTCTGACCCTTTTCGAAGGCGCATACATTGCCGAGATAGTCCGAGCAGGCATCGAGTCAATAGAGGCGGGCCAATGGGAGGCATCCACGGCCCTGGGAATGCGCCGTGGTCAGTCCATGCGTTACGTCATTTTGCCACAGGCAATGCAACGCATGTTGCCAGCACTGGCTGGACAGTTTATATCCATCATCAAGGATTCGGCCATCGTGTCCGTCATTTCCATTGAAGAACTGACGTTCCAGGCCCAACAGATCATGACCACCACCTATCGCAGCTTCGAGGTCTGGACCACGGTCCTGGTCATGTATTTTATTTTGACCTTTTTCTGCTCATTACTGGTCAGAAAACTCGAACTTGCATTGCAAAGGAATTGATTCCCGTGAACCTCTTCGGCTGGAATCCATTTAAAAAGAAATTTAATCAGGACGCATCCCCTCTCGCACAAGAGACGCAATGCGGCCCGTTCAACAAGGAGACATTTCATATGGACGACATCAAAGTCTATGCCCTTTCCACCTGCATCCATTGCCGCAACGCCAAGAAATATCTCGACGAGTGCGGCGTGAAATACAATTGCGTCCATGTGGATGAACTCAGCGGCGATGAGCGTAAGGAAATAGTACAACAAATCAAGGACCTCAATCCCGCTGTTTCGTTCCCCACCATCGTTATCAAGGATACGGTCGTCGTGGGATACCACAAGGACAAAATCGACAAGGCTCTCGAAAAGGAAGGGATCAAATAAGATGGATGCCAAGACGCTCTACGAAAACCTCAGGAAAATCCAGGAACCCAAGGGATACTACTTCAACAAAGACATGGAGATGACCCTGCCGTTGCTCGAATCGCTGCTGACCAACAAGGAGCGGCATGGCTACATGGCCTGCCCCTGCCGTCTGGCAAATGGTGAACTGGAAGCGGACAAGGACATCATCTGCCCCTGCGTATATCGCGAAGAGGACGTCAAGGAGTACGGCGCATGCTTCTGCGCCCTGTACGTAAGCAAGGAGTACAACGACGGCACCATTGAAAAGCAATATGTGCCGGAAAGAAGGCCGCCGGAAAAAATTCTTTTCTAAACCGCAGACAGCGCCCAAAAGCCCCGCTCAGCCCGGGGCTTTTATTTTTTCTTTGCTACTGTTTCAGCCCGCTCCGGCATGAGGTCCTTCCCGGCCTCCTCCTTGCCCGCTATTTCCTTATGACACTCGGTGAGGAATACGTATCGGGAGGCAGAGGTGGGGTGAGTCGTAGCATGGGTGATCGCATAAGGGAAACTCGCCCCCATCCTGCGCCAGAAGTTGGCTACATTCGAGCTGTCGTATCCGCCTCGCTCCATGAAGTACATTCCCACATAATCCGCCTCCTGCTCGAACTCCTGGCTGTAGAGCATACCACCAACGTTCTGGAACGTGTTGATGTACACTCCTGTCAGTCCGCTCAGAATGCCGTCAAGAACGGCCCCCATCACCCGGTTGCCCTGCTGTTTGTCGATATGGTCCATGACGTTGTGACCCATTTCATGACCTATGACCAAAGCGAGTTCGTCATCCTTTTGTGCGAACTGCATCATCCCCTTGGTGACCATCACGGCATGCCCGTTTGCGTAGGCATTGACGACCACGTCCTCCGTCAGGACGACGGAATAACTGCACCGTTTAGCGGGAGATACAACAAGTTTCTTGGGCAAACCGTCCCGCTCGATCCAAAACTCGATATCCTTCCCGGATTCAAGGAGTTCAGTCAATCGCGTCTGGAAATCTCTGTAGCAATACTTGCCCGGCTCGATCTTGTCGTCATTCAGATAGGTGATGATATCCCCAACCTGGAAACCACTTTTCTCGGCCGGAGAATTCGCCAACACATAGGTGACTTTGACATATTCTTCCAGGCCCAGAGCATCCGCATAAGCGGAACGCCAGTCCTTGGCGACGGCATCAATGGAGTTGGTGTCCATGCCTATGAAATAGGTCACGTCATCACCGCAAATCGGTACCCCGTTGGTCAGTATTGGCTGGGCGACTCGGCTCAACCTGCGAAACAACTCGATCTGCTCTTCGACCGCCATTTTTTTCTGGATTGCGGCTTCCTGTTCGGCAAGCTTGGGATCGATGGTTGGGCGTGCGGTAACCGGAGCACAACCATTGAGGACATAGAGTGACAACAGGAGGGAAAAAGACAAAAACAGCCGCATACGCATGAAGCACCTCGAATATTGAGTAACAGATACGAGACACCGATACCTTAAACAATCGTGTGCCACAAGACGAAAAAAAAGCCCTCATCACTGAAGGCCTTTTTTATCAGTAAAATAAGCAGGGAAGCTACCTCTGCGACTTCGCCAGAGCCATATCCAGATCTTCTATAATATCTTCTGCATCCTCGATACCCACGGAGATACGGACAAGATCCTCCGGCACGCCGGCGGCAGCTTGTTCCTCTGGGGTGGACTGTCCGTGTGTGGTGGACGCGGGATGAATGACCAAGGTCTTTGCGTCAAGAATATTGGCCAGATGCGAGCACAGTTCGACCGACTCGATGAACTTGCGTCCCGCTTCAAGGCCACCCTTCACACCGAAGCCAAAGACCGCACTGGGGCCCAGTGGGAAGGTGTTCTTGGCACGGTCATGGTCCTTGTGGCTGGGCAGACCTGCATAATTAACCCACTCAACGGCATAGTGCGTTTCAAGGAATTCCGCTACCTTGCGAGCGTTTTCGCAATGCTGTTTGGCACGAAGCGGCAGAGTCTCCATCCCTTGAAGAATCTGGAAGCTGTTGGCCGGGGAAATGGTTGCGCCGGTATCGCGGAGCATGCCGATACGCAACTTGGTGACGAAGACAGGACATGGATTGCCTGAGCCTCCGCCCAAGGCTTCCCACAGTTTAAGCCCGTTGTAGGTCGGGTCCGGTTCAGTGAGTTCGGGATACTTACCTCCCTCACCCCAATCGAAATCCCCCTTCTCCACAATGGCACCACCCATGGCCGTACCGTGTCCGCCGATAATCTTGGTCAGGGAATAGACCGCGATGTCGCAGCCAAAATCAAAGGGATTGAAAATTGGCGGCGGAGCAACGGTGGCATCAAGCACAAACGGCACGCCGTGGCGATGGGCCACATCGGCAATACCCAAGAGGTCATCCACGTTGCAACGCGGATTGCCGATAGCTTCGGAATAGACAAGTCGGGTGTTCTCGTCCATGGCCGCCTCGAAGTTGGCAGGATCGGACGAGTCCACGAACCTCACTTCAATACCGAACCGTTTCAGAGTATGCTCGAACAGGGTCTGCGTTCCGCCATAAATGTTGGAGCCGGTGACAATGTTCTGCCCCGCAGAGGTGATTGCCGTGACGGCATAGAAGATGGCAGCCATGCCCGAAGCCACGGCCAGGGCACCGGCACCGCCGTGCAAATCGGCAAGGCGCTTTTCCAGCACGTCCGTGGTCGGATTCATGAGCCGGGTATAGATATAGCCCGCTTCCTTGAGTGCAAAGAGGTCTGCGGCGTGTCCGGCGTCCTTGAACAGGTACGCCGTTGTCATATGGATGGGCACGGCCCGTGAGCCGGTATCGCTGTCAGGGGTATGGCCCGCATGCAGGGCCCTTGTCTGGGGACCATAGGATTTATTGGCCATGGTCAATACTCCGTGGTTTACGCGGTCGCCCGCTGGGTTCTTTCTCACGGCCCAAGCATGCGCAAAAGCGGACGCTGTGGCAATGCCCTGTCCCATTGGAACTTGTTATGGCGGAGATAACCCGGGCTAATTCGTCAAATCAACCTGCTCCAACCAGACTCGGAACGCCTCCTGAGCCCTCTGGCCGTAGGCTTCCTTACGGAACTTCTTTTTCATCTTCTTTTCCAACCCTGGCATGAGGCCAAAATTAACGTTGGAAGGCTGGAAGGCCTTGTCCGGCTTGTCTGCCAAATGTCCGAGCAAAGCGCCAAGCGCGGTTTCACGGGGCGGATTCTTCAGGGAAAGGTCATCGAAACGTCGGGCCAGGGACAACCCCACCCACAGGCCGCAGGCAGCCGACTCCAAATAGCCTTCCACGCCGGTGATCTGACCGGCCAGATAGAAACCGGGACGGGCACGCAACTGCAGGGATTCATCCAACACCTCGGGAGCATTGACATAGGTATTACGATGAATGGACCCCAGGCGGAGAAACTCGGCGTTTTCCAGGCCGGGAATCATACGAAAAATGCGTTTCTGCTCGGGGTACTTGAGCTTGGTCTGGAAGCCCACCAGGTTGAAGGCGGTCTTGTCCTTGTTCTCTGTGCGCAGTTGGACAATGGCAAAGGGACGCTCCCCGGTCTTGGGATCGACAAAACCCACGGGTTTGAGCGGACCGAAGGCCAAGGTCATCTCTCCGCGCTCGGCCATGGCCTCCACGGGCAGGCAGGCCTCGAAGTGGACCTCCTTCTCGAAATCGCGGGGCTTGACCTTCTCCCCCTCCAGCAAGGCAGCGACAAAGGCCTTGTACTCCTCCTCGGACATGGGACAGTTGAGGTAGTCGTCGTCCTCCGGCTTCCAGCGGGAGCCCCAAAACGCCTTGTCGAAATTCACTGAATCCCGGGAGATGATGGGCGCGATGGCATCGTAGAAGTAGAGCCGTTCGTCGCCTACCGCCGCCATGATGGACTCGGTCAGTTCCTGGCTGGCCAACGGCCCGGCGGCGATGACTACAGCGTCGTTTCCGGCCAGCTCCCCGGCATCGAGCGAAGTTATCTCCTTACGGATGACTGTAACTCTGGGATGGCTCTCCAGCTTGGCGGTGATGTACTCAGAAAATAGTGTCCGGTCCACGGCCAGGGCTCCGCCCGCAGGTACCTGCGTGGCGTAGGCGGCCTCCATGACCAGGCTTCCAAGAGCCCGCATTTCCTCTTTGAGCAACCCGATGGCCGCCGCTGGTCCTGTGGCTCGGAAGGAGTTGGAGCAGACCAGCTCGGCCAGGCCGTCCTCGGTGTGTGCCTCGCTTCGTTTGTCCGGCTTCATCTCGAAGAGAATAACCTCATGCCCGGCACGGGCCAATTGCCACGCCGCGTCACATCCGGCCAGACCTCCGCCCACTATGCTCACCTTCGCCATTTCATATCCTTGGTATCGTTTACGTTCGCCGCATTATGCCGTATAAACGGCAAAACCGCGACCATTTGGATGCACTTTACATGAAAGCCCCGATCCTAGATATACGCAAGCTGACAACCTGCTTCTCCTCGCCCCAGGGCATAGCCAAGGCGGTGGATACCGTCAGCCTATCCTTTATGCAAGGAGAAACCCTGGCCATAGTGGGCGAATCGGGTTGTGGCAAGACCGTGCTCGCCCTGTCCATCCTCGGCCTGATTCCCGACCCGCCTGGACGCGTTACCGAGGGCGAGATCCTGTACAGGGGCGACGATCTCCTGGATATGAACGAAGATGAACTCCGCCGGATTCGCGGCAATCATATTTCCATGATCTTCCAAGAGCCCATGACCGCGCTCAACCCGGTCTTCCGCATCAACGACCAGATAGCCGAACCTCTTATTCTGCACCGGAGGATAGACAAAGGCGAGGCACGAGAGAAGGTGGTAGAGGCTCTTTCCCTGGTTGGCATCCCCAACCCCGCCAAGGTGGCCGAAGCCTATCCGCACGAACTCTCCGGAGGCATGCGCCAGCGAGTGATGATCGCCATGGCCCTGGCCTGTGATCCGGACATCCTCATCGCGGACGAGCCGACCACGGCCCTGGACGTGACCATCCAGGCCCAGATTCTAGATCTGATGAACGAGCTGAAGGAGCGCATGGACGGCTCCCTCATGCTCATCACTCATGACCTTGGGGTGGTGGCGCGCATGGCCCAGCGGGTGGCGGTCATGTACTCGGGCAAGATAGTGGAGCTCTCCGAGGCCGGCCCCCTCTACAAGAAGCCGCTTCATCCCTACACGCAGGGACTCCTGGCCTCGGTGCCGACCTTGGGAGACAGGACCGACATCACGCCTATTCCGGGCATTGTCCCTTCCATCTTCGACCTGCCCGAAGGCTGCCGTTTTCATCCTCGCTGCCCCAAGGCCTTTGCCAAGTGCTCGCTCATCCTGCCCCCTCTGACCGAACCCGAACCGGGGCGCTTCGTGCGCTGCTGGCTCTATGATTAGGAGCGTGCCATGCCCCTGCTGGAACTGATCGACGTCCGCAAGCATTTTCGGGTCACCAGCGGCCTGATGGGTCTCAAGTCCGACACGGTCCGTGCCGTGGACGGCGTCACCCTGTCCGTCAAAAAGGGCGAAACCCTCGGCCTGGTGGGTGAATCCGGGTGTGGCAAATCCACCCTGGCCAAATG encodes the following:
- a CDS encoding amino acid ABC transporter permease, which encodes MPEDSTLGPPHSHKIPVSSILDTVLYLALMAGLLWLVSLGTERLGYNWQWYRIPQYLVQVTDNGLSWGPLMQGLGVTLQITGISLSLMLVIGLTTALMRMSRSWAARGVARLYMELIRNSPLLIQIFFLYFVLAPILGMSGFWAAIIALSLFEGAYASEIFRAGITSIDMGQWEAAKSLGMPSYAMYRHIILPQAIRRVLPPLTSQAISLIKDSALVSTVAILDLTQRGRMIDAETFLTFEIWFTVAAIYLVITLALSGVVRVLERRANGLAP
- a CDS encoding transporter substrate-binding domain-containing protein, yielding MKLFRLTTLLTIFCLAALILGPAHAARAAESSQLETILKRGTVKVGFDTFKPWAMKDKKGDYIGFEIDVAKKLAEDMGVKVEFVPTKWSGIIPALLTGKFDIIIGGMSVTPKRNLKVNFSLPYEFSGMSIVASKSMAGERSTLEDFNTPGTKIAVRLGTTAAEAAKNFLPKAEKLYFDEESQTIQELLNNRVHAVVASNPLPFNLANEYADQLYLPLKEDFTKEPISFAVRKGDLDYLNWLNNWVRVNMSKGWLQNRYHYWFFTNEWENQIQ
- a CDS encoding amino acid ABC transporter permease produces the protein MASRPTSRIPKITPLDAVILTALAGVIGYVLFKAATGLNYHWKWEVIPQFILRYDEGTGNWRAGLLTEGLITTLRLSVWATGMAIIIGTVVGLFRVSPSLFKRQVATTYVGLIRNTPPLVLIFIFYFFIGDQIMTALDVDGFVRSLSEETKSFLAVFFGPMNRFPQFLSALITLTLFEGAYIAEIVRAGIESIEAGQWEASTALGMRRGQSMRYVILPQAMQRMLPALAGQFISIIKDSAIVSVISIEELTFQAQQIMTTTYRSFEVWTTVLVMYFILTFFCSLLVRKLELALQRN
- a CDS encoding glutaredoxin family protein encodes the protein MDDIKVYALSTCIHCRNAKKYLDECGVKYNCVHVDELSGDERKEIVQQIKDLNPAVSFPTIVIKDTVVVGYHKDKIDKALEKEGIK
- a CDS encoding ferredoxin-thioredoxin reductase catalytic domain-containing protein; translation: MDAKTLYENLRKIQEPKGYYFNKDMEMTLPLLESLLTNKERHGYMACPCRLANGELEADKDIICPCVYREEDVKEYGACFCALYVSKEYNDGTIEKQYVPERRPPEKILF
- a CDS encoding M48 family metallopeptidase; translation: MRMRLFLSFSLLLSLYVLNGCAPVTARPTIDPKLAEQEAAIQKKMAVEEQIELFRRLSRVAQPILTNGVPICGDDVTYFIGMDTNSIDAVAKDWRSAYADALGLEEYVKVTYVLANSPAEKSGFQVGDIITYLNDDKIEPGKYCYRDFQTRLTELLESGKDIEFWIERDGLPKKLVVSPAKRCSYSVVLTEDVVVNAYANGHAVMVTKGMMQFAQKDDELALVIGHEMGHNVMDHIDKQQGNRVMGAVLDGILSGLTGVYINTFQNVGGMLYSQEFEQEADYVGMYFMERGGYDSSNVANFWRRMGASFPYAITHATTHPTSASRYVFLTECHKEIAGKEEAGKDLMPERAETVAKKK
- a CDS encoding O-acetylhomoserine aminocarboxypropyltransferase/cysteine synthase family protein → MANKSYGPQTRALHAGHTPDSDTGSRAVPIHMTTAYLFKDAGHAADLFALKEAGYIYTRLMNPTTDVLEKRLADLHGGAGALAVASGMAAIFYAVTAITSAGQNIVTGSNIYGGTQTLFEHTLKRFGIEVRFVDSSDPANFEAAMDENTRLVYSEAIGNPRCNVDDLLGIADVAHRHGVPFVLDATVAPPPIFNPFDFGCDIAVYSLTKIIGGHGTAMGGAIVEKGDFDWGEGGKYPELTEPDPTYNGLKLWEALGGGSGNPCPVFVTKLRIGMLRDTGATISPANSFQILQGMETLPLRAKQHCENARKVAEFLETHYAVEWVNYAGLPSHKDHDRAKNTFPLGPSAVFGFGVKGGLEAGRKFIESVELCSHLANILDAKTLVIHPASTTHGQSTPEEQAAAGVPEDLVRISVGIEDAEDIIEDLDMALAKSQR
- the trmFO gene encoding methylenetetrahydrofolate--tRNA-(uracil(54)-C(5))-methyltransferase (FADH(2)-oxidizing) TrmFO, with the protein product MAKVSIVGGGLAGCDAAWQLARAGHEVILFEMKPDKRSEAHTEDGLAELVCSNSFRATGPAAAIGLLKEEMRALGSLVMEAAYATQVPAGGALAVDRTLFSEYITAKLESHPRVTVIRKEITSLDAGELAGNDAVVIAAGPLASQELTESIMAAVGDERLYFYDAIAPIISRDSVNFDKAFWGSRWKPEDDDYLNCPMSEEEYKAFVAALLEGEKVKPRDFEKEVHFEACLPVEAMAERGEMTLAFGPLKPVGFVDPKTGERPFAIVQLRTENKDKTAFNLVGFQTKLKYPEQKRIFRMIPGLENAEFLRLGSIHRNTYVNAPEVLDESLQLRARPGFYLAGQITGVEGYLESAACGLWVGLSLARRFDDLSLKNPPRETALGALLGHLADKPDKAFQPSNVNFGLMPGLEKKMKKKFRKEAYGQRAQEAFRVWLEQVDLTN
- a CDS encoding ABC transporter ATP-binding protein — translated: MKAPILDIRKLTTCFSSPQGIAKAVDTVSLSFMQGETLAIVGESGCGKTVLALSILGLIPDPPGRVTEGEILYRGDDLLDMNEDELRRIRGNHISMIFQEPMTALNPVFRINDQIAEPLILHRRIDKGEAREKVVEALSLVGIPNPAKVAEAYPHELSGGMRQRVMIAMALACDPDILIADEPTTALDVTIQAQILDLMNELKERMDGSLMLITHDLGVVARMAQRVAVMYSGKIVELSEAGPLYKKPLHPYTQGLLASVPTLGDRTDITPIPGIVPSIFDLPEGCRFHPRCPKAFAKCSLILPPLTEPEPGRFVRCWLYD